From the Bradyrhizobium ontarionense genome, the window ATGCAGCGCTCGATCAACGGGCCAACCAGGTCGCCCACTACCTGCACCGCCAGGGCATCAAACCCGATATGCTCGTCGGGCTATTCTGCGAACGTTCGCTCGACATGGTCATTGGTCTGCTCGGCATTCTCAAGGCCGGCGCCGCCTACGTCCCGATCGATCCCGCCACTCCCGAACAACGCATTCGCTACATGCTCGAGGATGCAGCCGTGACGTGGGTGCTCAGCCAGTCGCAACTCGCGCCTGTCCTGCCGCTCGATGGACGACAGGTGCTGTACCTCGACACCGGGACCAGCACCACGACAACCGCCACTTTGGCCGACCAGCCCACCACGCCGCTTGCCCGAACGCTCACCGGACTCGAGCCGACGCATCTGGCCTACGTCATCTACACCTCGGGCTCCACCGGCCTGCCCAAGGGCGTCATGACCGAGCATCGCGCCCTGGTCAATCGCATCGACTGGATGCAACGGCAATACCCGCTCGCCGGCAGCGATGCGGTGCTGCAGAAAACACCGTTCACGTTCGACGTGTCGGTATGGGAATTCATCTGGCCGCTGATGAGCGGCGCCCGGCTGGTGATCGCCAGACCGCAGGGCCATCTGGATGCCCACTATCTGATAGAGCTGATTCAGCAGCAGGCCGTGACGATCGTGCACTTCGTCCCGTCCATGTTCAGTCTCATGCTGCAACAGGACGGCTGGCGCCACTGCACGTCGTTGCGTCACGTGTTCTGCAGCGGCGAAGCTCTACCCAGCGAACTGCCGGCCCGGCACTACGCCTTGAACAAGGCGCCTTTGCACAATCTCTATGGTCCCACCGAAGCTGCCATCGAAGTGAGTTACTGGCACTGTCCTGATGAAGGCACGACGCCGGATACGATTCCGATCGGCCGCCCCATCCAGAATACGGCGCTGTACGTGCTCGATGAGAACGGACAACCCGTGCCCCGCGGGGTCAAGGGCGAGTTGCATATCGGCGGTGTCGGGCTGGCGCGCGGGTACTGGCGCAATGCGGAGCTGACGGCGGCGAAGTTCATTCGCAACCCTTTCAGCGATCAGGCGGGGTCGCGGCTGTACAGGACGGGCGATTATGCGCGCTGGCGCGCCGACGGCGTGCTCGAGTACGTCGGCCGCATGGACGATCAGATCAAGTTACGCGGTTTCCGCGTGGAGCTCGGCGAAATAGAAAGCCATCTGGCGCGGCATCCGTGGGTGCAGGCCTGCGCGGTGCGAGTCCATGAGCGTGGGGGTGAACAACAACTCGTGGCGTACGTGTTGCTCACGCGCATCAGCAGTGCCGCGGAATATCACGCGGAATTGCGACAGCATTTGCGCCGCTTCCTGCCCGACTACATGGTTCCCGCTGCTTTTGTCGTGCTGGAAACTCTACCGATGATGCCGAGCGGGAAGGTGGACCGCAAGGCATTGCCGCCACCGGATGCCGCAGCCTACGTAAAAGACACCTACGTGGCACCGCGGACGCCAACCGAAAAGCGACTGGCGCAAATATGGGCAAAACTACTGGGACTGAGTGCCGCTGATATCGGCACGTCAGCCAATTTCTTCAGGCTTGGCGGCCATTCACTGAAGGCAATTTCCATGCAGGCTGCCATACAGGACGATTTCGGTATCCAGATATCGCTAATGGACATCATGGAGAAATCCACGATAGCCGGCATAGCCCAGTGCACCGAGCAGACACTCTCGCGGGGACAGCAGCTGGTCCAGGAGTCAATCCCTTCCCAGCCCGTGCAGGAGCACTATGCGGTATCCGAGCTGCAGAAGGCTCACTGGGACATGATCAAGATGGATCCCACCTCGTCCAAATACAACTTCAACGTCAATTACGAATTGGGAGGCGCGAATTTCAGCGCGGAATTGTTTATCCGGGCGTTTACAGCAGTGGTGAACCGCCACGCCAGCCTGCGCGCCTACTTCAGGTTTGTCGACGACGAGATGCGCATGGTGGTGCTGGAGACGTGCGATCGCACTCTCGATTTCATCAGGCTGACGGACAAGGACGAGCACGAACAAAGAAAACTCAGGGAACAACTGCTTTGGCAGCAAAACACGCAGCCGTTCAAGTTGTTCGAACCGCACGCGCAATGGTGGGGTTGCCTGCTGCAGTACGACGACAAGCGGTATGAGTTGTTCTTCTCCATCCACCACATCTTCTTCGATGGCCTGTCGCTGAAAGTCCTGTCCGAGGAAATCGCGGAACTGTCCCAGGCATACGAGGAGTGCAGGACGCCTGCGCTCGGCGCCAGTCTGCAATACCAGGATTTTGCAGCATGGCACAATGCACTGTTGCGCAACGAAGCAACGCGGCGCGTTCCTCAGGATTTCTGGCGCGAGCAACTACGGGGGACACCGGCCAGGGTACCGTTCAAGTACGATTTCCCCGTCAAGGACTTCAGTGCCAGAAGTGCCAAAGTGCGAGTGGTGATCGATGAACACAAAACTCAGGCCCTGAAACAGCGCGCGCAGGAAAAAGACCTGCCTTTGTTCATCATCTTCCTGGCGGCTTATAACGTCCTGCTGGCGAAAATGACAGGACATATGGACATCGCCTTCGGCGGTCCGGTGCTTGGGCGTGGCCACCAGGACTTGAACCGCATCGTTGGCTATTTTGCCAATGCCGTGATTTTCAGAACGATTCTGGATCCGCTGGAAACAGTCGATACCTTGTTGGACAGGCTTTACCGGAAAGAAGTCGAGATTCTCCAGCACCAAAGCTATCCGTTCAGCCTTTGCCTGGAAGACGTCGGCATCGCCAGCCACAAGGACATTCTGGCGGCATGGCTGAACATGACACAGCTGTTTGGTGAAGACGACCTGATCAAGGACAGCTCCACTTACCACACCGCGGACGTGCGCGACGCCCTCTATCCGTTCTCGACTTACATTTACGCTTATGCGAACGGCATCGAAATTAACCAGTTCTATTATCTGGATTTATTCAGGCAAGAAACCATCGAGGCAGCCGTTGCACTGTTGCTGAACATCATCGACCAGATTGCTGAGAGTGGCCAAAGGCTCATAAAGGACCTTTGAAAAGAGGAATTATTGAATGTCATTGGCGCCCCCAACGATTCCTCGTCAGTTGCCGCAACAGACCCGGTGGAACGCGACTCAACCGTCCGCCAGGACACTCTATCAAGTATTTGACAACCAGGCACGAGCCACTCCAAACGCCGTGGCCATCAATTGCGCCGGCGAAACCCTGACCTACGCCGAACTGGCAACAAAAGTCACGCGACTGGGCAACGTGCTGCAGACCGGATACGCCGTGCACAAAGGCCGCGTTGGCATTTGTCTGAACCGCTCTGCCGAGTTGGTCATCGCCGTACTCGCAGTGCTGCGAACGGGTTCGGCCTATGTACCGCTCGACCCCCATGCGCCGGCAGACCGCAACAAGTTCATTATCGAAGACTGCAAGCTGGATTTGTTGATAACCGAAAACGGTCTTTTGCACGGGCTTGGCGCTGCAGGCAACATTACGCTCGACGTCGCCGACGTCGCACTCTGCGCAGACGAGGATTCAACAGAAGTTGTCGGCTCGCCGTCCGACCTCGCTTAACGCTCGGGCTCGACCGGCCAACCGAAGGGAGTACTGGTTGAGAACCACGCCATCGTCAGTCTGCTCGAGTGCCTTAGGGCGACTTTCGACTTCGTGGCGACTGAACATTTCCTGTTGAAGACACCCGTCGTGTTCGATGTCTCCACCGTCGAATTGTTCAGCTGGTTTTTCTGCGGCGGGCAACTGTCGGTGCTGGAATCGGAGGCCGAAAAGGATCCCGAACGAATCTACCGCGCGATTGTCGAGAGCAAGGTCACCATCGTCAATTTCGTGCCTTCCCTTTTCAGCAGGTTCATCGAGTATCTGGAATTCGGCAAATGCACGCACTTTGCCCAGCTGCGCAGCATCTTCCTCGCCGGCGAGGCGCTCACTGTTTCGCTGGCGGCCCGATACTATCGCCTTTCCGACAATCTGCCTTCGCTGGAGAATTTGTACGGTCCCACCGAAACGACGGTATTTGCCACTCGTTACCCAGTTGACGCCAAACACCCGCAGTCCGACATGCCGATCGGCAAACCTCTGCCGGGATACACGGCCCGCGTCGTGAGGGATGACGGCGAATTATGTTCCGTCGACGAGCCGGGAGAACTCTGGATCGGCGGCACGGGGCTTTCTCGCGGTTATACCAGGGGAGATTTGAACGGCGCGAAGTTTGTCAGCCATCCACAAGCGCCGGGACAGACCTTCTATCGAACCGGCGACAGGGCAAAGTGGCAGCAGGATGGAAACCTGGCCTTTCTCGGGCGCAGGGACAACCAGATCAAACTGAGGGGATACCGCATCGAACTGGAGGAAATCGAACATCAGCTCCACAGCATGCCAGGCATCAGCCAATGCGCAGTACTCAAGTTGGTCGACAAGGCCAATGATG encodes:
- a CDS encoding AMP-binding protein, which encodes MSLAPPTIPRQLPQQTRWNATQPSARTLYQVFDNQARATPNAVAINCAGETLTYAELATKVTRLGNVLQTGYAVHKGRVGICLNRSAELVIAVLAVLRTGSAYVPLDPHAPADRNKFIIEDCKLDLLITENGLLHGLGAAGNITLDVADVALCADEDSTEVVGSPSDLA